The Diorhabda carinulata isolate Delta chromosome 4, icDioCari1.1, whole genome shotgun sequence genomic interval TTGTAATATTGGCCTTATATCGAACTAGTTCTTTATTTACTTATAATCCGTATCATTTTGGTTGATATCACGACATAACACAAATTCTTCAACATCATTTTTATCGATATCATCTTCTTATGGTGCCTAGCCGTGACGAATGTTGGGGATCATCATGGGAATCTTTATTTGGTCAGCAGCAACGCGAAAGACTTCAGAGGAGGTTTTAATGAACCAGCTTCTAAGGTTCTTGAGCCAGAATGTCGTCTTCTTCTTGGACTTCTTTTTCCTAATATTTTGCCTTGTAGTATGGCTCGGAGCAATGCATAGATATCTAGTACTTGTCTGCATATTTGATGTTATTCAGTCAGTATCCATTTAGCAGTATTCCTTTTTCTATATAGGGCTCTCCTGAATATTCGCTTTAAGTATAAATTGAATATGGAGATAATATACAGCCTTGACGGACTTCTCTCATCCTTTTCAATCTTTACTGCGTTTTCCTTCGATCCTTTTCAGGTCCTTATTGTTAATTCCTATTCTTTTAAGcatctctattatttttttatgtttcattcGATCGAATGCCTTTTCATAGTCTTTTAAACATGCATACACATCGCAATTTAGGTCTATGCATGTTTATATTGAGACCAATGCCTCTTTCATACCAACAGCATTTATAAACCCGATTTGATTGGGAAATATTTAGCTCAGATAATTCGTAAATTTTCTTATGAATTACTTTGAAAGATCTGTTTATATGATCGATTTTTTGTAccgataataaataaaaatagtaaatatttttaggtataaaaaaaaaattattacccGAATTTTATTAGATTCCCGACTaatagaatttcaaaatttacgtATCATTATCTGATAtgattaatttattgtttacaaactaaaaaaacaagTTTACAAAAGGAACCGTGTTGTAAAATTTGGCAACATCTTATCACGTGAAGATGAAACTTGCTAATTATATTTCAAGATCGTTTGGATTCCACACAAGTCGCGTTTTGACAagcaaattatttctttatcaaaggtaggaaaataaaatttaaatcacctttataaataataatatctgaataaaatcattttgttatattttttactaataaaaatttatttctttcgatggaaaaaatatttcggaactatttattttgagttttgaatcaattttttgtggaaatattATTCCAAATAGATCACGAGGTTCgtacaaaacaaaacaataaccAATGCAACAAAGTATGGTCGATTGTTATGTTTATAGAATATACACATaaaacatcactcaataagtcgtgtgactgacgcACAGATGGCGATACCATTGTCAAATCCaaatgacgtttatgaagtaccaactttcaaaagattatGTCGGGAAAAAgtaaagctacttttgttattacatttaaACGTGATGAtagatgatggtgaacgttctggtcgtccaattgagagggttattccagaaaacatcaaaaaagtccataAATTGGTTATATTTAATCGTAAACTGAAATTGCCTATGATAGCTGAGgtcgtaaagatatcagaaggcagtgtgtttacaattatgcgtGAACATTCGatcatgagaaagcttttttcaaagtgagtgccgcgtttactcaaaGTCGACCaaaaacaacgtgttgatgattcagagcagtaattggccatgtttacaaataataaaacagatttttttgcgtcgatatgtgacaatggatgaaacacttcactccggaatcaaaacgatcatcatctgagtggaccgcagccggtgaaccacgttcgaagcgtccaaaggcacaacagttaAAGGCTgcgaaggttatggcttcagtattttgggatgcgcatggaatattgttcatagactatctccaaaaggaagagacaatcaatagcgaatactaagtatagttgttggatcgtttgaatggaaaaatgaagaaaaaacggCCTAtctcgaagaaaaaaccactctttcaccaagacaatgcaccgattcacaagtcgttgataacgatggttaaatttaacgaattacacttTGAATTGCCTCCGCATCCACcttatagtccagatctggtcccCAGTGAGTCCTTGCTATTcgttgatatcaaaaaaatgctcgccagTAAGAAATTCGACTCAAATGAAGAATCAATTACTGAAACTGAACCCTATTTTAAGACAAAGGACAAATCTTTCTAGGAACTAATATCCTCATCAGGTTTTAGATCTCtgttaacaaaatataaatatttaaatactaaTAGAGcaacatcaatttatttttcccGGTATTATTTAAAATAGGACTAAAATATTTAGCAAGTTGACGCGCTTTCTGTACTGTTTATATACGTCTATTTAATGATGGCACCGATCCAAAATCAGCAGATCACTCTTATTTTTACACAACAAGTGATCAAATCAACTTGCAAATTCAGAAAAACCATGaatgatttttaatttcaagtgaTCGACAAAAGAATATTCCAGAAAACGCCGCGACGGTTATGAAAGTTTTGTATCGAGTGTAAAGTATCGAGATTCTGTTCTTTtacgtaaaataaaatttgtttggtatgTGAAACGTTTCGTGCACAAAATTATGTCGGCGCGTTGGCCAGTTAGAGAAGGGGTACTGAAAAACAAAACTATGGATAGCGAAAATacgaaattgaacaaaaatcgGTTACAGTTACCtccgaaattgaattttcatcttattAACAATGTAAGGATtttcttttatcaaatatatatatatatatatatatatatatatatatatatatatatatatatatatatatatatatatatatatatatatatataaaagtatacgttagttttttaaatatatatatatatataaattttttttagtaatattatacgatatcaatcaaattattttgggAAAAACGTGAGTTTTCTAATACGACATGGTTCTTATCTGTGAAATTTTTAGATAGATGTGGAAGCAAATGTACGTTTTTTCAAACAcgtcaccctgtatatttcctCATAGCGAAAGTATCcgaaaaatcattaaatattacttattttttttttcaaaaaatcctaAAATCACGTTAATTTCAAGGTCAAATGTATAGGTTTCcgcaaaattcaattttctattttttttcgattttccacctataaaaattttttccaagcaATATTTTTCGAACTCTTCGTTTCAAAAATgcataaatttaatataatttgaatcaatttttttttatattttcagagTAAAAAGGTTctatttaaaatgataaattttattacataactTCTAACTTTATGTTATATAACTCGCTTTTTATGATCACGAAAAAgctgttgtatttttttaataatagtttcAACGTTCCTTTTCCGATTTTTtagtattacaacgttgccattccCCAATTGTAGATACTATAAagttatagttttatttttcagaaaaagaaTTACTtcaactttcaccctgtatattgcttacaaatatgaaactggaaaaattcaatataaacaGTCATTTAGACCAGAGGtatcaaactcaattttgcagagggccatgtattaaattttgaattcgtaggtgggccagattgaaaataaaaaaaaagaaatgaatgaattataacattttatttattaaattagaaaagtatataatatacggttgttaaaaatcatatcaaaagaTGTTGAGCTTgaggatccagatacctgacTTCTCTTGTCTTTGCCAAGCTCATTGATGCATGACATGGtccttttttaaatgtttggatgCCAATGATTCCTGTtgaattatacagtgaaatccCACATAATTCActgatgttttctgttttaatttagttacaacgcCCGAATGTTTGCCAGCCATGGCAGGAACCCCGTCCGTAGTTTTGCTGCTAAATATATTCCAGTCGAGTTCATATTCTGGTACCAAATACCAAATtgcagaataaatatcatttgctgTTGTAGTACATGTCAATGGAACGCACTTCAACAgttctttaattatttcaaagttaatGTTAATGCCTCCCATTTAGACTGAAAAACTCTGCATTCACTATCAACATTACGTTTTTGTTAcattcgcagtacaattaaaatcattctccaaccgtatcgcttcgattactcgactcaattgactcacgtcgcgccgacgcactcgttttatatggttaaaGAAGATTTTAGTCTAGACTCGAAGCGCGTGGAAGATTCTATcgttctcgacaaaaataataggatatttccgcTTGCTACTAAGATATGGCGATACTTTCTTTATCTCTCGCTTGTCTAGGCACGCGCagcccttgaaattacttataaacatccgtagacttgagagtacgcgtatttaaaacatccgtagagaAATAGAATGTGGCACATTGCGATCGCGGaccttattgatacggcccaggggccggaagcggcccgcgggccgtatctttAACATGACTGACTTAGACACAGGTTTTCCCAATTGATTCATGTCGAAAAGAAATCGATATCTTAAATGGATTATTCGGGATTATTAGGTTATAGTTGGACAGTCTGTTACTGCTCCCCGTTGTATCTTTGAGCCTTCAGTGGAAACCAAATCGGTGTTTTTAGGTTAACCACTTAAAAGTTAGTTTTATAGTTCTAGTGGTTGGTAAGACGATCATATCCTAAGCTTCGAAGACCTTGTATGCTCATTTATTCTCTTTGGAGTCCTTATGGATTCTTGCCCCACTCGTTCATTCTCTAATAATTCTTCATTAACTATATTCAATGTGTTATTCAATCTATTCATATTCCCAAAAGATGCAAAAGTATACGAACAAAGTTCATTTTAAACTTTCATGTCAACATAGGGGCGATATAGCAACACGATAATTAAAAACTTGATTGCATTATCATCGATACGAACAGTTTATAATGCTGATAACTCGAAATTCCATTGcgatatgaaatttaatttgtttgttttataacaGGAAGCCAGATCTTTGAAAGCCGGCGAACTTAGTCAGCAGGAATCCAAAAATATGGCGCAGTCTAATATGAAAGTTACGACCGATAAATTCAGCAGCGAAAGATCGGCAATGGAATCGCAACAACAAAGACAAACGGTCACGGCGAGCGGTTTCttcaatcaagaaaaaaaaagttccAGTAGCAGTCATATATACACTTCAGCAACAAAAGGTCTCAGTACAACAGCATCGATGATTAACGCGAGCAGACAGGTAAAAATCCTTTTATGTTCAttaatctatattttatttattattataatttgttacAGTTTCATTTACTCAACAGTACCCCCGAAGAAGATATTCTTAATACCTCTTTGGAGGATTTAGAAAGCCTTTCAGCAAATTCGGATATCCATGACATCGAAAGAGCAAAACACAAATATTCCACGTACTTAGATGAATCAATACGATGTTTACAGAAATTAGAACAAAGCAAAGACGCCCCGTTGTTTTTAGATAAAATCAACGACGTAATGCGTAAAGCATGGGCAGTACCAACGTACGGCCATGAACTAGGTTACGCTCTATGTAATACTTTGAGAAATAGTGGAGGATTAGATCTGATAATGCAGAATTGTACTAATGCGGATAAGATACTACAATTCGCGAGCGCGAAACTTTTAGAACAATGCCTTACAGCCGAAAACCGAGCTCACGTCGTCGAACACGGTTTAGATAGAGTCGTAAACGTAGCTTGTGTTTGTACTAAAATCCATTCTGTAGATCACTCGCGTGTAGGTACGGGAATATTAGAACATTTATTCAAACATAGCGAAGAAACCTGTAGCGACGTCGTCAGATTGGGAGGTTTGGACGCCTTATTATTCGAATGTAGAAAAAGCGATATAGAAACACTAAGACACTGCGCGGGAGCTTTAGCAAATCTCAGTTTATACGGCGGTGCCGAAAATCAAGAAGCGATGATTAAACGAAAAGTACCAATGTGGTTGTTCCCTTTAGCATTCCACAACGACGACAATATCAAATACTACGCCTGCCTCGCTATAACTGTTTTAGTAGCTAATCCCGAAATAGAAGCTGAGGTACTACAATCTGGTACCCTGGGTTTAGTAGAACCTTTCGTAACGAGTCACAACCCATCCGAATTCGCTAAATCTAATCTTGCTCATGCTCACGGTCAAAGTAAAACTTggttaaaaaatttagtacctGTATTAAGTTCGAAACGCGAGGAAGCTCGAAATTTGGCAGCTTTCCATTTTTGTATGGAAGCGGGGATTAAAAAACAACAAGGAAATACGAGTATGTTCTCAGAAATCGGTGCTATCGAATGTCTCAAAAAGGTAGCTAGTTGTCCTAACGCTGTAGCTTCGAAATATGCCGCGCAAGCGTTGAGATTGATAGGAGAGGAAGTACCGCACAAACTTAGTCAGCAAGTGCCGTTGTGGTCGGCAGAAGATGTCGAAGAATGGGTGAAGCAAATTGGTTTTCCCGATATCGCTCCCAGTTTTATGGAAAGCAGAGTCGACGGCGATTTACTTTTACAACTCACAGAAGAAAATCTCAAAGAAGATATTGGACTGACGAACGGAATCAAAAGAAAACGGTAAGATTTTATATGTGAAGTTGCAACTAAAAATATGGACGCCCATCACTTTTACTGAACCCTGTTTTATAAGACTTTCAATTCTTATAGATTCACGCGTGAACTTCAACAACTGAAGAAAATGGCAGACTATTCATCGAGAGATACGGCGAGTATTAACACTTTCCTGCAAGCACTGGGGCCTGAATTTTCCATATACACTTACAGTTTCCTAAATGCTGGAGTAGAGAAAAAAGACTACCTTCGAAATATATCCGAAGATCAGCTACTAAAGGAATGCGGAATAAGTAATTCCATACATCGATACCGAATAATGGAaggtaaaaattaattttactaaataattaCGAGTAGAGAGtttgttcatatatttatagtctatcaataaaaaaatctttatcattgcaattagtaaattttttgatatatttcatggTATTAAGAATAGAAGATTAATATCAATTTCATGCTACATTTTGACTTATATAGACTAATTATTCACCTTATTTTTTGAATACACCTCGTAAgcaactttttaatttttctgtacACATACTAATTTGAATCAACTGGTCATACataattacaattaaattaacaatgaaaatgcgtaatttaaaagaaaataaaagtatttcgTTAAAACAATAACAATGTCATACTAtttatatgataataaatattgcTTACTTCATTGAATAGAATTTCTTCCGCCGTTTAATAATTCTGATCTGTTGTGGGGTTCTAAtggataaaattaattgttgtAGGTAATTCACTaattaaatacatttaatttatttcttagaaCAAAATAACAGCTTTCACATTAAAACAATTCTTGGCGCCaactaattattttcatatctgtCACTTGTCATTACAGATTATCAGACTTTTGATGGTCTCGTTCATAAGAAAAACCAACCACCCTGTCTCGATTTTATATACAGGTGTTacacattattttcatttctaggAATTAGACAACTTGAAAATGGTTTGGCGAATGGTATGAACGAAGACAATATGGACAAATCCTTAGACGTTTTTGTTAGTTACCGAAGATCGAATGGTTCTCAATTAGCTAGTCTGCTAAAAGTCCATTTACAACTTCGTGGATTTAGTGTTTTCATTGATGTAGAAAGATTAGAAGCTGGCAAATTCGATAATAACTTATTACAAAGTATACAAAAAGCTAAGCACTTTTTGTTAGTACTAACACCGAATGCCTTAGAAAGGTGTGTAGGGGACCATGAAAGAAAAGACTGGGTACATAGGGTAagtgtttatacaaaaaatatcaataaaaatactgttttaaatatatttccagCAAGAATATTCATATTATCCATTAAATCTTTCTATATTCTCTCCCCTTGGTTTACTTATTCATATGTATATTGCTTATATACAATTACGAACGCCCCTATATAGTTGTGTAATAATATAGGAAAAGGCAAAGTTACGAGGGAACTGAAAAACAACATaatctattaaatattatattaatcgTGGTGTTGTTAGCGTTATTTTAAGTGCATTTTGTTTCTAGGAAATATGTGCAGCTTTATCGGCAAATTGTAACATCATCCCTATAATCGATAACTTTGTTTTCCCCGAACCTGATGATTTGCCAGAAGATATGAGACAGGTGTGCCATTTCAACGCAGTTCGATGGATTCACGATTACCAAGACGCTTGCGTGGACAAACTTGAAAGGTTAGTAAGAAATATATACTTAGAACTACGCTTTTGCTTCACATCTACATATAATCACCCGTTGACAGAGGCTTTGTTTTCGCAAACTACTTCTAAATAACAAACGGTTTGGATGAAATTAACTATTTTTACAATAACTACTAGAGTTCGAATAGCGTCAAAAATATAACCTCGAAATGCGAAAATATCAAAGGATTTAATgccataattatattttaaaacgaaaaaaaaaaacagttagatgatgaaatataattaaaacttcATACAGTACTATTTAATTTCCATCCAACTCGTTGTTACTTTTTATCAAAAcgaagtttatatattttctaggTTTCTTAATGGCACATTCCTTGATCATTCGCTATGAAAACCGAGGGGCgttatatattgttattatttaattgcatgttgtaataatttattattttataataaagacTTGGTGTTggattactttttatttttgaaaccgTTTTTTAACCGAAATAATACGGGAAAATTTGTGAACgaaaatatgaacattttttcaccgttcagtaattattttttgccTTAGTTTGGAAAAAATAAGTCCAATAATGACTAATAGATCgtctttttttgttaattgaacttttaaaataaaataaataaaagacgTGGATTTTAATGGCGGCGTGGTTAAAGAACTATTGACATTTGACACGAATCACATGTTTCTTACTTCAAAATTGACCTTGATATTTTTAGTCTTTGTAGAcatcaaaattgaattaaattttaggCACTATAACATGATGTAACTATTCCAAAAAGAAATTCAACCcttaatttttcgaatttgataattttttttcaatcctGTTTATATAATGAATGATAACAATTTCGAGATGCAGTTCGCTGCAATCGGAAAGGAAATTTTTAGTTTGACAAAcaacatatatttaaaaaatgttccaattttgtttatatatttttttaacgcctaaactaaaaaaaattaacacgaTAAATTACcttgaaattgaaatgatatattcaaaaaaataaataaaattcattgtttGTAGTAGCCATTTtcattacaattacaattttaGATAACAGTTATACGAGGGCACATCAATACTtacaaaattacgaaaaatctaacctattttaattttctaacGTCGATTCACTccgaaaaacaaattatttcgaGTTTTGTGTTCTTTAGAGAATTTTAGTGGATTGACGGTTTCCAAAATGGCGTAAAAAACTCGTGCTTTTGTGTTAGATAGTTAACAAACTCTTTAACACCCCCGCCATTAAAACCACCGATCCTTTTAAAATGTTTACAACTTCAATAGCATTTCCTACTTCCAATATCCGACCCCTTAACACCCTATcgtgttttttctttcaattatttgcGTTTTAAGTAAGCGTTGAggatttctttctatttttcgtTCTTTTGGAAAGAATTGTTTGCCCATTTTGGATACTAATTTTTAAAGTTTACGTTACGTTAAAAACCGTatcaactataattttttagaaacatcAGACGGAATTTATcaagaagatattgaaaatttcatctgTGCTTCTTTACTACTAAATTATCTgctaaaaaaaagataaaaagtaaTACCAACCTAAGATAAACTTAGGAGACAGTAATAACGTGTTGCTTTTTTGCATGCTTCACCAAAACGGTTGAGGTGAGTGTCACGTTTTTATCTATGTTTATCTCTGTATATAATAGAATCAGAGATTAGAAATCTTCTAAATGACGAAGCAAAGGTAAAAAATAagtaaagtcaaaagtttataaaaaagtatgGAACTAATTTTTATAAGTACGAGTCTCTATCAAAAGAGACATCGAACACTGACGAATTACGGTAATTCAAACctataaaagataattttcttttcagGTTCATGCGAGGAGAAACGAATACGCGTGGAGATGGTCTAAGAGTGGGCCTAACTAAAGGTGACATTACACCGGGCACTCCTTCGAATCCGGGCTTAGTAAGACAACCGCCAAACTATCAAAGAATGCACAGCAACGATTCAGGAAGTGGTAAAAGTTCAGACAAAGACGTTAACGGAAATTCGGGCTTGACGAGAGATTGACTAGATGGTCCTTACGCCTCGGTCACACCTACTCCACTGCCAAGGTAactaacattttcaaaattaccaaaagaaatgaattatcaatttttttatttcaaatttacagGATATAGTAACTTTCAAATAAtacttcatttttaatataatatgtCAAAATCATACTTTAAACATCATTTGTCATGTCAAAAATCACTTATTGCGTCAGATGTTATGTCACTTGTTACGTCAAACATTATTTGTCACGTCAAAAAGTTACTTGTTATATGAAATGTCGTATCACTTGTCACGTTAAACGCTATGTGTTACTTTAAACATCTTTGCCATATCAAAAGTCACTTATTACATCAAAGGTCATATCTCATGTTAAAAGTTACGTATCACATGAATTATCGCCGTATGATGAAAAACCATATTTCATAGCTTCCAATAATCGATTTTCATTGCTTTAGGGTGGTTGGGGTAAATTTCAAAGCGGTTTGTCTGTTTTGGGAAGATATTCTGTGTCTTCGGGGTAGGATGCAGTTATACCGTCATTGGCTGTTGACGAAATGTAATCAAACAATCAGATTTATGTTGataaaaccaacaaaatttcttcgaaaaataaCCTGGAAATGATATTGGGGAAAAAACCAATACGTGTCACGTCAAAACTACCTTTTTcgtcaaacaaaaataattttacatataattcctggcagtgttttatttatattgaggCAATATTCTATTTATTGTGGGGGGATATAGCTGCCATTTActataaacaataacaaaatctCTTTAAAAAATAACCTAAGAGTCCTATTTAGAACACATTCGTCGACAAGGTATTTATACACCAAATTTTGGATACACTCATTCATAAAAAAGATGCGTTTGATGTTTTTAGATCTATAGAAAGCATTTGACTGTATAAACCATCTAATGTTACTTAAAAGGATGGGAAACATACTTtgttaacaattattaaatagtGTAGAATACACCATACGCCTCAGTGTAATGGATAGTTGTTCTACCTACTAAGTCGATCCGGTTTTAAACCCGGGTCCGAACAACTTCCTCGGCGCACTACCTATCGCAAGGAAAACTAACTAACAACAGATCTcttttatttatgataaaacaaCTAAATTCTATCGTGAAGAAGACAAAACGATTCGATATCGgtatttttaagattttgtgTTTTGTTGCAGATTCTGTAAAGCAAACAGTCCGTCCCGAAATTGGATAATAAATTCCAACAAATTCAACCGCGGCGTACCGCCTGCGCAGTACTCCCGCAGGGGTTCAACTACCCCTATATCATCGTTAGCCGTAAACAGTTACCCTCGCCCGCCTTTACCGAACCGATCTCGTAGCCTCGACGGTCTCCTGGATTCCGAGCCAATTCACGCGGCAGCTTCAGAAGCAACTAAACACGAACGACGAGTTCCTTCCCCCGATGACGGCGTCGGCGAGACTGACAGTAGTTTAAGTAACGCGCGCAACGTCGAGGAAAATTGTTGTACCGATAGTGATAATGACAAATGTTCAATTTATAGTGATTCTAGTGATTCGAAACGTAAGAGGAACTTTATGGATAGGTGCGTCAATAAAGTGCGatctttcattaaaaaatgaaacagtGCAATGAAGGGATGATGTTGTCGGATCTAGTTCGCGATTGTGGAATTATTAAAACCATTAAACGGGGTGGATAAATCCAAAACTACTCGATAATATGAAGaaatcttcttcaatttctcttAAACATTTCGATTTGGGTCTTCTTTGTAGTCCTTTCCTCCATACATGTTTGGATCTTTATTCTTGTATACTGCCTCAGATTATGATTCATGTAGGAAACTTCAAACCAAGCCTAGTAACTCCATTGTTTTGCATCCTAATATTGAGAAATCCATCATGTATGTTATTTTGTCCATTCATAAAGATTTTCAAGGTtattttcgtgatattttcTCCATTGGTTCAGTTTTTCATTGATTCTTCTTTGGTACCCTTCATCTTCTATCTTTACAGGATCCTTTAACTTTTCTTCCATTCCAATATTTTGCTTATTAATTGGCGTTTGTTCTACACAGTTTTTAGccattgtttcttttatatCCACTTTTATTTACTTATCGTAACGCCCtggtatttaaatttatatatttcttcaaatttttcattttctccatTTTATCCTGGTTTATTAGTTTCctttatatttattcttaatCCTTTTCGGTTGTGTTCCTCTATACGTATTgaggtaactttattttttgagCTTATTTCACTACATATTCTCCATTCTGGTCTCCATTTTTTGCTTATCTAAATTCTAGTTcaattttgcattatttttcctcaatttctcTTCTTCAATATTCGTTATAGTAACAGTTACTGAtgcatacatttttttgtatgtatatttatcattattttggttttctttacATTTATTCTTAATCCCTTCTTCCTCAATtttccttgatattttcacCTTGATTTTCCTATGACTATGTCATTTTTATACACCATTATCTGCCTTACTTTTCCTATTTACCTGCGCACTAAATCTTCCccatttcttttttctaatatttctttattagttCTTTTCTTATAGCCCCGGTATTCGATCTTCAGAattgttcttaatatttttccattgtttatCCTTTTTTCCATTACAATATTTGgctttttaatttatgtttgGATCTATCAccattatattttctttcacaCTCTTTTCAATTACTTATCATAAAGCCCCtggtatataatttttagtatgtattcaattttttattacctattcttgtttttttattttatactgtttCTACAAGTCTCATTATTTCACTTCTCTtaaattttccttaaatttttttcttcaatcttctTCGATATGTtcaccataatttttttctcttttatttattctttatttcattgtttctatTTTCACTCTAATGCCCATTTCTGATGCTTATATTACCCTTTATGTTTGTCATTATTGTCAA includes:
- the LOC130893438 gene encoding NAD(+) hydrolase sarm1 isoform X11, which encodes MNRSNKVYEYKYTTRRRNQGIPSFKERMSFFQMASESPTDNSNGNEPTIQTIIKNPSRSTITTTSLQTNSQSSTTTTTRVSKTSTSASTSQRRQITTDTKASNMKNDLVDFKNNINDMKSSLPNTLMQLRNSLENLVDSDEINDPIVTFPDDTPVPSEIGSPTNTVESLKYEQKTMNNFKKTTVMKDGISAEKESAKVEEMKKIRAGEISYEESNAAAATRARIDIDGITAQKSQVTAKEARSLKAGELSQQESKNMAQSNMKVTTDKFSSERSAMESQQQRQTVTASGFFNQEKKSSSSSHIYTSATKGLSTTASMINASRQFHLLNSTPEEDILNTSLEDLESLSANSDIHDIERAKHKYSTYLDESIRCLQKLEQSKDAPLFLDKINDVMRKAWAVPTYGHELGYALCNTLRNSGGLDLIMQNCTNADKILQFASAKLLEQCLTAENRAHVVEHGLDRVVNVACVCTKIHSVDHSRVGTGILEHLFKHSEETCSDVVRLGGLDALLFECRKSDIETLRHCAGALANLSLYGGAENQEAMIKRKVPMWLFPLAFHNDDNIKYYACLAITVLVANPEIEAEVLQSGTLGLVEPFVTSHNPSEFAKSNLAHAHGQSKTWLKNLVPVLSSKREEARNLAAFHFCMEAGIKKQQGNTSMFSEIGAIECLKKVASCPNAVASKYAAQALRLIGEEVPHKLSQQVPLWSAEDVEEWVKQIGFPDIAPSFMESRVDGDLLLQLTEENLKEDIGLTNGIKRKRFTRELQQLKKMADYSSRDTASINTFLQALGPEFSIYTYSFLNAGVEKKDYLRNISEDQLLKECGISNSIHRYRIMEGIRQLENGLANGMNEDNMDKSLDVFVSYRRSNGSQLASLLKVHLQLRGFSVFIDVERLEAGKFDNNLLQSIQKAKHFLLVLTPNALERCVGDHERKDWVHREICAALSANCNIIPIIDNFVFPEPDDLPEDMRQVCHFNAVRWIHDYQDACVDKLERFLNGTFLDHSL
- the LOC130893438 gene encoding NAD(+) hydrolase sarm1 isoform X9, which translates into the protein MASESPTDNSNGNEPTIQTIIKNPSRSTITTTSLQTNSQSSTTTTTRVSKTSTSASTSQRRQITTDTKASNMKNDLVDFKNNINDMKSSLPNTLMQLRNSLENLVDSDEINDPIVTFPDDTPVPSEIGSPTNTVESLKYEQKTMNNFKKTTVMKDGISAEKESAKVEEMKKIRAGEISYEESNAAAATRARIDIDGITAQKSQVTAKEARSLKAGELSQQESKNMAQSNMKVTTDKFSSERSAMESQQQRQTVTASGFFNQEKKSSSSSHIYTSATKGLSTTASMINASRQFHLLNSTPEEDILNTSLEDLESLSANSDIHDIERAKHKYSTYLDESIRCLQKLEQSKDAPLFLDKINDVMRKAWAVPTYGHELGYALCNTLRNSGGLDLIMQNCTNADKILQFASAKLLEQCLTAENRAHVVEHGLDRVVNVACVCTKIHSVDHSRVGTGILEHLFKHSEETCSDVVRLGGLDALLFECRKSDIETLRHCAGALANLSLYGGAENQEAMIKRKVPMWLFPLAFHNDDNIKYYACLAITVLVANPEIEAEVLQSGTLGLVEPFVTSHNPSEFAKSNLAHAHGQSKTWLKNLVPVLSSKREEARNLAAFHFCMEAGIKKQQGNTSMFSEIGAIECLKKVASCPNAVASKYAAQALRLIGEEVPHKLSQQVPLWSAEDVEEWVKQIGFPDIAPSFMESRVDGDLLLQLTEENLKEDIGLTNGIKRKRFTRELQQLKKMADYSSRDTASINTFLQALGPEFSIYTYSFLNAGVEKKDYLRNISEDQLLKECGISNSIHRYRIMEGIRQLENGLANGMNEDNMDKSLDVFVSYRRSNGSQLASLLKVHLQLRGFSVFIDVERLEAGKFDNNLLQSIQKAKHFLLVLTPNALERCVGDHERKDWVHREICAALSANCNIIPIIDNFVFPEPDDLPEDMRQVCHFNAVRWIHDYQDACVDKLERFMRGETNTRGDGLRVGLTKGDITPGTPSNPGLVRQPPNYQRMHSNDSGSGKSSDKDVNGNSGLTRD